Proteins encoded by one window of Flavobacterium sp. N502540:
- the metN gene encoding methionine ABC transporter ATP-binding protein MetN, producing the protein MIELKNVTKNFHQKDRIVSALSDVSLTVPPGKIFGVIGTSGAGKSTLIRCVNLLERPTSGEIIVDGKALMQLSNAQLAVERRQIGMIFQHFNLLSSRTVFENVAFPLELVGASKAEIKSRVLELLELVGLKEKASDYPASLSGGQKQRVAIARTLANNPKVLLCDEATSALDPATTRSILNLLKDINRRLNITILLITHQMEVVKSICDEVAVISHGKLIEQGSVGEIFADPKHELTKEFIASSLHLDVPQVYQERLQKEDGAGLNPLLRLEMTGKSVNEPVISEVSRLFDTNFKIVSAQMDQAGEVNFGVMLIELSGKRENYDAAIQYFISKHIKTEIIGYV; encoded by the coding sequence ATGATTGAATTAAAAAATGTCACTAAGAATTTCCATCAGAAGGATCGAATAGTTTCCGCCTTATCGGATGTTTCGCTTACGGTTCCGCCCGGGAAAATTTTTGGTGTGATAGGAACGTCGGGAGCAGGAAAAAGTACCTTAATTCGATGTGTGAATTTGTTGGAAAGACCCACTTCGGGAGAAATTATTGTAGACGGAAAAGCATTAATGCAATTGTCTAATGCCCAACTGGCGGTAGAGAGAAGACAGATTGGAATGATTTTTCAGCACTTTAATTTACTTTCGTCACGTACAGTTTTCGAAAATGTTGCTTTTCCGCTGGAACTTGTCGGAGCCTCTAAAGCCGAGATCAAAAGTCGTGTTTTAGAATTGCTTGAACTGGTAGGATTGAAAGAAAAGGCCAGTGATTATCCGGCAAGTCTTTCGGGAGGCCAAAAACAAAGGGTTGCCATTGCACGTACACTGGCCAATAATCCGAAAGTACTTTTATGTGATGAGGCTACAAGCGCACTGGATCCTGCAACTACAAGATCGATTTTAAACTTACTGAAAGATATCAACCGTCGTTTGAACATTACAATTCTTTTAATTACGCACCAAATGGAAGTCGTGAAATCGATCTGTGATGAAGTAGCGGTAATCAGTCATGGAAAATTAATTGAGCAGGGAAGTGTCGGGGAAATTTTTGCAGATCCGAAACACGAACTGACCAAAGAATTTATCGCTTCGTCTTTGCATCTTGATGTTCCGCAGGTGTATCAGGAAAGACTGCAAAAGGAAGATGGTGCGGGATTGAATCCGTTACTTAGACTTGAAATGACGGGTAAATCGGTTAACGAGCCTGTTATTTCGGAGGTTTCGCGTTTGTTTGATACCAATTTTAAGATTGTCAGCGCACAAATGGATCAGGCAGGAGAAGTTAATTTTGGTGTGATGCTGATCGAATTGTCAGGTAAACGTGAAAATTATGATGCTGCAATCCAGTATTTTATTTCAAAACATATTAAAACAGAAATCATAGGTTATGTCTGA
- the metI gene encoding methionine ABC transporter permease MetI, whose protein sequence is MSESIIELLLKGTWETIVMTFVSGFFGFLLGLPTGVLLFLTRKNQILEQPVLNRFLSVLVNVFRSIPFIILIVWMIPFTRLLVGTSIGVSAALVPLSIGAAPFIARLVENSLLGLPSGLIEAARALGATPLQIVFKVLLPEALPSLINAASITLITLVGYSAMGGAVGAGGLGQVGYQYGYIGYDAVTMNSVLALLVVLVFLIQFAGDALSKRFDHR, encoded by the coding sequence ATGTCTGAATCCATTATTGAATTATTATTAAAAGGTACCTGGGAAACTATAGTGATGACTTTTGTCTCTGGTTTTTTTGGTTTTTTGCTTGGACTTCCAACGGGTGTTTTACTTTTTCTGACCAGAAAAAATCAAATTTTAGAACAGCCGGTTTTGAATCGGTTTTTATCGGTTTTAGTGAATGTTTTTCGTTCCATTCCGTTTATCATCTTAATTGTATGGATGATTCCGTTTACACGATTGCTGGTAGGGACTTCCATTGGTGTAAGTGCAGCATTGGTTCCGTTAAGTATTGGGGCAGCTCCTTTTATTGCCAGATTGGTTGAGAATAGTCTTTTAGGACTTCCGTCAGGGCTAATCGAGGCAGCAAGAGCACTAGGGGCAACACCTCTGCAAATAGTATTTAAAGTGTTGCTTCCGGAAGCTTTGCCTTCTTTAATCAATGCCGCATCGATTACTTTAATCACACTTGTGGGATATTCTGCGATGGGTGGAGCAGTTGGAGCAGGTGGTCTAGGGCAGGTTGGGTACCAGTACGGTTATATAGGTTATGATGCTGTAACGATGAACTCGGTTTTGGCTTTGCTGGTTGTGCTGGTATTCCTGATTCAGTTCGCAGGCGATGCATTGTCTAAACGATTTGACCATAGATAA
- the metQ gene encoding methionine ABC transporter substrate-binding lipoprotein MetQ, translating into MNNKLNFLKLTGIVALSIVVSNCGKSKDNDPHHIKVGVAAGPEYVVAQAAQKVAKAKYGLEVELVSFNDYVIPNEALSQGDIDVNAFQHKPYLDEQSKQRGYKLAIIAKTFIYPIAAYSKKIKSLSELKNESTIIIPNDPTNGGRSLLLLEKNGLLKLRPNVGLLPKVTDITENPKNLKILELEAPQLPRALDDQNVAVAIINNTFASQAGLVPARDALFVEDKDSPYVNLIVSRDDNKKEEKIKQFVAAFQSAEVEQAAVREFKGGAVKGW; encoded by the coding sequence ATGAATAATAAACTAAATTTTTTAAAATTAACAGGAATTGTGGCATTGTCAATTGTGGTGTCCAATTGCGGAAAAAGTAAAGATAACGACCCGCACCATATTAAAGTTGGAGTAGCGGCCGGTCCGGAATATGTGGTGGCTCAGGCTGCTCAAAAAGTAGCCAAAGCCAAATACGGTCTTGAGGTAGAATTGGTTTCTTTTAACGATTATGTGATTCCAAACGAAGCGTTAAGTCAGGGAGATATTGATGTTAATGCTTTTCAGCACAAACCTTATCTAGACGAGCAATCAAAACAGCGCGGATACAAACTGGCGATTATTGCCAAGACCTTCATTTATCCAATTGCGGCTTATTCAAAAAAGATCAAAAGCTTGTCGGAATTGAAAAACGAAAGCACAATCATTATTCCAAATGACCCGACAAATGGAGGACGTTCCTTATTGCTTTTAGAGAAAAACGGTTTACTGAAACTTCGTCCAAATGTAGGTTTATTGCCTAAAGTAACGGATATCACGGAAAATCCTAAGAATCTTAAAATATTAGAATTAGAAGCTCCGCAATTGCCACGTGCTTTAGACGATCAGAATGTAGCGGTAGCGATTATCAATAATACTTTTGCTTCACAGGCAGGACTGGTTCCGGCCCGTGATGCCCTGTTTGTAGAGGACAAAGATTCGCCTTACGTTAACTTAATCGTGAGCCGTGATGACAACAAAAAAGAAGAAAAAATAAAACAGTTTGTAGCAGCTTTTCAATCTGCCGAAGTAGAGCAGGCGGCTGTTCGCGAGTTTAAAGGCGGAGCAGTAAAGGGCTGGTAA
- a CDS encoding T9SS type A sorting domain-containing protein codes for MKKCYLLPILTFSFFTYSQDILWEKSYGGQHADYLFDAQPTADYGFILAGSSLSNKTGNKDDDNHGDLDYWIWKMSEKGDLVWQKSIGGSGFDLLQSIKNTRDGGFILAGTSDSGLGFQKKDSCKGLTDFWVIKLDASGSEQWQRTIGGTGKDELLCAFQTKDGGYMLGGSSSSDYSGNVRAATNSMSKPTTKADQFNKSEKCRGNMDYWIVKLDKQGDVEWQKTYGGSYSDVLRSMEQTTDNGYILAGYSNSPVSGDKTENNKGIGDYWILKITDTGEIQWQSTYGAEGDDQPYVIHQTADGGYIAGGNSNSKNALTTMGGIVGNGTDYWILKLDKDGGVVWSKTYDFGKTDILTSLVENKDQSYLIGGYAQSESRRPREGIVAKALNSVSKEKEGINDYIAMKIDDKGEEIWNKTVGSAGEDILRKLIETRDGGYLMAGTSNSTASRDKNGSIGGNDFWVVKLKDKTKVEKVKSSIEAIPNPASTYTNIIIGYDFKEGTAALIDIAGRTLQEFDINSRTVPVNLSQYPEGIYIIKVRTDVKTESVKVIKSVK; via the coding sequence ATGAAAAAATGCTATCTGTTACCCATTTTAACTTTCTCCTTCTTTACCTATTCTCAAGACATTCTCTGGGAGAAATCATACGGCGGACAGCATGCCGACTATTTGTTCGACGCACAGCCCACAGCCGATTACGGCTTTATTCTGGCAGGAAGTTCCTTATCTAACAAAACCGGAAACAAAGACGACGATAATCATGGAGATTTGGATTACTGGATCTGGAAAATGAGTGAAAAAGGAGATCTGGTCTGGCAGAAAAGTATAGGCGGAAGCGGATTTGATTTGCTCCAGAGTATTAAAAACACCAGAGACGGCGGATTTATACTTGCAGGAACTTCTGATTCAGGACTAGGCTTTCAAAAGAAAGATAGCTGTAAAGGTCTTACTGATTTTTGGGTCATCAAATTAGATGCCTCGGGCAGTGAACAATGGCAGAGAACGATTGGTGGTACAGGGAAGGACGAACTCTTATGTGCTTTTCAAACCAAAGATGGTGGTTATATGTTAGGAGGCTCCTCGAGTTCCGATTATTCCGGTAATGTACGTGCTGCTACAAACAGTATGTCCAAACCCACCACAAAAGCAGATCAGTTTAATAAATCAGAGAAATGCCGTGGCAATATGGACTATTGGATTGTCAAACTGGACAAACAGGGTGATGTCGAATGGCAAAAGACTTATGGAGGAAGTTATAGCGACGTACTGAGAAGCATGGAGCAAACGACAGACAACGGCTATATTCTGGCGGGCTATTCCAACTCCCCCGTTTCAGGTGACAAAACAGAAAACAACAAAGGAATCGGAGATTACTGGATCCTCAAAATAACGGATACCGGTGAAATTCAATGGCAAAGTACTTATGGAGCCGAAGGAGACGATCAGCCCTATGTGATCCATCAGACTGCCGATGGCGGTTATATTGCAGGAGGAAATTCCAACAGTAAAAATGCTCTGACCACTATGGGCGGGATAGTTGGAAACGGAACCGATTACTGGATCCTGAAACTCGATAAAGACGGAGGTGTGGTATGGAGTAAAACCTATGATTTCGGAAAAACAGACATTCTCACTTCTCTGGTGGAAAACAAGGACCAAAGTTATCTCATAGGCGGTTATGCCCAAAGCGAAAGCAGGCGCCCTCGCGAAGGGATTGTGGCCAAAGCACTTAACTCCGTCAGTAAAGAAAAAGAAGGTATCAACGACTATATCGCGATGAAGATTGACGATAAAGGAGAAGAAATCTGGAACAAAACCGTAGGCAGTGCCGGAGAGGATATTCTCAGGAAGTTAATCGAAACCCGAGACGGAGGGTATCTCATGGCAGGAACCTCCAATTCGACTGCCTCAAGAGATAAAAACGGCAGTATAGGAGGCAATGATTTTTGGGTGGTAAAGCTCAAAGACAAAACAAAAGTGGAAAAAGTAAAATCCAGTATCGAAGCCATTCCGAATCCTGCATCCACTTACACCAATATTATCATAGGCTATGATTTTAAAGAAGGTACGGCCGCTTTGATCGACATCGCCGGACGTACTTTGCAGGAATTTGACATCAACAGCAGGACCGTTCCTGTTAATCTAAGCCAGTACCCTGAAGGAATCTATATTATAAAAGTCAGAACAGATGTGAAAACAGAATCTGTGAAAGTGATTAAATCGGTAAAGTAA
- a CDS encoding ankyrin repeat domain-containing protein: MKKNFFLSFALVASLFVSAQQKNILLEQSFWKTAPDVNAVKAEIAKGNSPTVPNANAFDATVVAINNDAPIASIKFLLDQPGNTIAKLTHDNRIYLHWAAYRGNLELVNYLIAKGSDINLEDSHATTPIAFAASNGQTNTALYDAFFKAGIDPKKKYADGANLLLMAVASDKDLVLTDYLVSKGLSLKDVDANGSTAFDYAARTGNIALLKKLLDRKVKPTDNALLIAAQGSRRETNTLETYKYLVEEVKLKATATSKSGENVLHLLANKPNQGEIIAYFLAKGVDANKIDKDGNTPLMIAAGARETAALEKLLPVTKNINLQNTKGESALTFSVRSGAAEAVATLLSKGADVNVKDKDGNNLGVYLVQSYRPMGREANAAQDPFEAKIKLLQEKGLNLAAVQKDGSSLYHSAIAKNDLTLVKKLAPLNIDVNAKNKDGLTALHKAAMVAKDDSILKYLLSIGAKKDINTEFDESAYALAKENESLAKNNVSIDFLK, translated from the coding sequence ATGAAAAAGAATTTCTTTCTCTCTTTTGCATTAGTCGCTTCTTTATTTGTTAGTGCTCAGCAAAAAAACATATTATTAGAACAATCATTTTGGAAAACAGCACCGGATGTAAATGCGGTTAAAGCTGAAATTGCAAAAGGAAATAGTCCGACAGTACCCAATGCTAACGCTTTTGATGCGACTGTTGTTGCGATCAACAATGATGCTCCTATCGCTTCTATAAAATTCTTATTGGACCAGCCCGGTAATACCATCGCTAAATTAACTCACGACAACCGTATTTACCTGCATTGGGCTGCTTACAGAGGAAATCTTGAACTGGTAAATTACCTTATTGCAAAAGGTTCTGATATTAATCTTGAAGACAGCCATGCTACTACTCCGATCGCTTTTGCTGCCTCAAACGGTCAAACCAATACCGCTTTGTACGATGCTTTTTTCAAAGCCGGAATTGATCCAAAGAAAAAATATGCCGATGGTGCAAATTTATTACTAATGGCTGTAGCATCAGATAAAGATCTTGTTTTAACGGATTATTTAGTATCAAAAGGATTGTCTTTAAAAGATGTTGATGCTAACGGAAGTACTGCTTTCGATTATGCAGCAAGAACAGGAAATATTGCTCTTCTAAAAAAACTTTTAGACCGAAAAGTAAAACCAACTGACAATGCGCTTCTAATCGCAGCACAAGGTTCACGTAGAGAAACCAATACTCTTGAAACTTATAAATATTTGGTAGAAGAAGTAAAATTAAAAGCTACTGCGACTAGTAAGTCCGGAGAAAATGTACTTCATTTATTGGCAAACAAACCAAATCAGGGAGAGATAATTGCTTACTTTTTAGCTAAAGGTGTTGATGCAAACAAAATCGACAAAGATGGAAATACACCACTAATGATCGCTGCCGGAGCAAGAGAAACTGCTGCATTAGAAAAACTATTACCGGTTACCAAAAACATCAATCTGCAAAACACCAAAGGCGAATCGGCATTGACTTTCTCCGTAAGATCAGGTGCAGCTGAAGCTGTTGCAACTTTATTAAGCAAAGGTGCTGATGTAAATGTAAAAGACAAAGACGGAAACAATCTGGGAGTATATTTAGTACAATCTTACCGTCCGATGGGCCGTGAAGCTAATGCTGCTCAGGATCCATTCGAAGCAAAAATAAAATTACTACAGGAAAAAGGACTAAACTTAGCAGCTGTACAAAAAGACGGAAGTTCACTCTACCATTCTGCGATTGCTAAAAACGACCTGACTCTGGTAAAAAAATTAGCGCCTTTAAACATTGACGTTAATGCTAAAAATAAGGATGGTTTAACAGCTTTACACAAAGCGGCTATGGTTGCCAAAGACGACTCTATCTTAAAATATCTTTTATCCATTGGTGCTAAAAAAGACATTAACACCGAATTTGACGAAAGTGCTTATGCATTAGCAAAAGAAAACGAATCATTAGCCAAAAATAATGTTTCTATTGACTTTTTAAAGTAA
- a CDS encoding MFS transporter — translation MKTETTFTNTLTESKQLAQQTVFSILFTISFTHFINDMLQAVIPAVYPILKTKFNLSFTEVGLITLTYQLTASILQPFIGFYTDKKPRPYSLAIGMGFTLVGLAAVAIASSFINILLAVSLIGVGSSIFHPESSRVAHLASGGKRGLAQSIFQLGGNAGSAIGPLLAAIIVVPYGQFNIIWFCLAAIVGIIILSGIAKWYQEHLNLKAKNKSALSEERHHSLSKRKVIISLGILLVLIFSKYFYMASMTSYYTFYLIDKFHLSVQESQIYLFAFLGAVAAGTLFGGALGDRFGRKYIIWISILGVAPFTLLLPYVSLFWTGILSVIIGLIISSAFSAILVYATELVPGKVGLIAGLFFGLAFGMGGLGSAVLGKLADTTSIEYVFKICAFLPLIGVLTSFLPNIEGKKGKQ, via the coding sequence ATGAAAACAGAAACTACTTTTACCAATACCCTTACAGAGTCTAAGCAATTAGCTCAGCAAACCGTTTTCTCCATTTTGTTCACGATCAGTTTTACACATTTCATTAACGATATGTTACAAGCTGTAATTCCTGCCGTTTACCCCATTTTAAAAACCAAATTTAACTTGAGTTTTACTGAAGTCGGACTTATTACCCTGACCTATCAGCTAACAGCTTCAATTTTACAGCCTTTCATTGGTTTTTATACCGATAAAAAGCCGCGTCCGTATTCGCTGGCAATAGGTATGGGTTTTACCCTCGTGGGTCTAGCGGCAGTTGCGATAGCTTCCAGCTTTATCAATATTTTACTTGCGGTAAGCTTAATTGGTGTTGGTTCGTCTATATTTCATCCCGAATCGTCAAGGGTTGCCCATCTGGCTTCAGGAGGAAAAAGAGGTCTGGCCCAATCTATTTTTCAACTGGGCGGAAATGCCGGAAGCGCTATCGGACCATTATTGGCGGCGATAATTGTTGTTCCTTACGGACAGTTTAATATTATCTGGTTCTGCTTAGCTGCTATTGTTGGCATTATAATACTTTCAGGCATTGCCAAATGGTATCAGGAACATTTGAATCTGAAGGCAAAAAACAAATCGGCTCTTTCTGAAGAAAGACACCACTCCCTTTCTAAGCGAAAAGTAATAATTTCTTTGGGAATTTTATTGGTTCTGATCTTTTCAAAATACTTCTACATGGCCAGTATGACCAGTTATTATACTTTTTACCTGATTGATAAGTTTCATTTATCAGTTCAGGAATCACAAATTTATCTTTTCGCTTTTCTTGGTGCAGTAGCTGCCGGAACATTGTTTGGTGGTGCATTAGGCGATCGTTTCGGAAGAAAATATATCATCTGGATTTCTATTTTGGGCGTTGCTCCGTTTACATTATTATTGCCCTACGTTTCGCTTTTCTGGACTGGAATTTTATCGGTAATTATTGGATTAATCATATCCTCAGCCTTTTCAGCAATTCTGGTTTACGCTACTGAATTAGTTCCCGGAAAAGTAGGTTTAATTGCCGGTCTTTTCTTTGGTTTGGCTTTTGGTATGGGAGGATTAGGTTCTGCTGTACTGGGAAAACTAGCCGATACTACCAGCATTGAGTATGTCTTTAAAATTTGTGCTTTCTTACCTTTAATTGGTGTTTTGACCAGTTTCTTACCAAACATCGAAGGAAAAAAAGGAAAACAATAG
- a CDS encoding DUF2271 domain-containing protein — translation MKSIFKIALTAALICLISFQSAAQSKYKCMLQMANYMGEGAYIVVSLINPKGEYEKTLYVMGDDKKWYKSLKEWNKFQTAKPADISAKTGASVTGGDRSITTIEIEDSKINKGYKLRFESAVEDQKYYVSDLEIPLTTEGLANKTEGKGYIRYVRLNKI, via the coding sequence ATGAAATCAATATTTAAAATAGCCCTTACAGCGGCACTAATCTGCTTAATCTCTTTTCAGTCTGCAGCACAAAGCAAATACAAATGTATGCTTCAAATGGCTAATTATATGGGAGAAGGCGCTTACATCGTTGTTTCACTTATCAATCCAAAAGGAGAATATGAGAAAACACTTTATGTAATGGGTGACGATAAAAAATGGTACAAATCATTGAAAGAATGGAATAAATTTCAAACTGCAAAACCTGCTGACATCAGTGCAAAAACAGGAGCTTCTGTTACGGGTGGAGACCGCAGCATTACCACCATTGAAATTGAAGATTCTAAAATCAACAAAGGATATAAACTAAGATTTGAATCGGCTGTAGAAGATCAGAAATATTATGTAAGTGATTTGGAAATTCCACTTACTACCGAAGGATTGGCAAACAAGACAGAAGGAAAAGGTTATATCAGATATGTAAGATTAAACAAAATTTAA
- a CDS encoding FadR/GntR family transcriptional regulator, with product MKTLIQKKSLAEEVASKIQEQITLGHYKINEKLPIEAELMKSFGVGRSSIREAMKLLANSGFLRIQQGVGTFVERLTSTREPMDQRIMRANVQDLDEVRQILEMKIAEKAAINRTDDDIAAMKEHLLNRMIAAKEGNLEECVEADIQFHIAIAKASKNEILADLYKSASVHLKKGFLHLYGDTKIFQETSAVHQQLLENIIAQDPKKAWNTVAKIIGHINY from the coding sequence ATGAAAACACTAATCCAAAAAAAATCGCTTGCAGAAGAAGTTGCTTCAAAAATACAGGAGCAAATTACCTTGGGTCATTATAAAATTAATGAAAAATTACCCATTGAGGCTGAGTTGATGAAAAGTTTTGGTGTAGGCCGTTCGTCTATACGTGAGGCGATGAAATTGCTTGCTAACTCAGGTTTTTTACGTATTCAGCAAGGTGTAGGTACTTTTGTAGAGCGATTAACCAGTACACGCGAACCAATGGATCAGCGTATCATGCGCGCCAATGTTCAGGATCTGGACGAAGTTCGACAAATACTCGAAATGAAAATTGCTGAAAAAGCAGCAATCAACAGAACTGATGACGATATCGCTGCCATGAAAGAGCATTTACTCAACAGAATGATCGCTGCCAAAGAAGGAAATCTGGAAGAATGTGTAGAAGCGGATATACAATTTCATATTGCAATTGCAAAAGCTTCAAAAAATGAAATTCTGGCGGATCTTTACAAATCTGCTTCCGTACATCTTAAAAAAGGATTCCTGCATCTTTATGGTGATACCAAAATATTCCAGGAAACATCAGCCGTACACCAACAACTTTTAGAAAATATTATTGCACAGGATCCTAAAAAGGCCTGGAATACTGTCGCAAAAATTATAGGACATATCAATTACTAA
- a CDS encoding PQQ-dependent sugar dehydrogenase, with protein sequence MKNLKHIVLISGVFFTFLSCSNDKETPSNPGTITNPVEGNPANTAYKPAFAGQTRTNGVQTNTAFEAKVITSALTSPWGVKSLPDGRLLVTQKSGTMRIVTTAGEVSDPITGIPAVNAGGQGGLLGLCLDPEFVSNRMIYWVFSEAAGGGNNTAVAKGKLSANEKTIEGATIIYRAKPANASTLHYGGRILFDKTGNLVISTGERSVLETRPLAQSLTSGLGKVVRITKEGQPASGNPAFSQTGALPELYTYGHRNPQGLALHPISGEIWLSEHGPRGGDEINRLKAGANYGWPTITYGIEYSGEKIGAGIQQQDGMEQPVYYWDPVVSPSGMTFYSGNRVPEWQNNLFIGALSGMHIVRLAIDNNKVVGEERLLASENQRFRDITQGNDGALYAVTDGGRLYKIDKK encoded by the coding sequence ATGAAAAATCTAAAACACATTGTGCTTATTTCGGGCGTATTCTTTACTTTTCTGAGCTGTTCAAATGACAAAGAAACACCATCTAATCCCGGTACGATTACAAACCCTGTAGAAGGCAATCCTGCGAATACAGCTTACAAACCTGCTTTTGCAGGACAAACCCGAACTAATGGTGTGCAGACCAATACGGCATTTGAAGCTAAGGTTATTACGAGTGCGCTCACAAGCCCTTGGGGAGTTAAAAGTCTTCCGGATGGCCGTTTGTTAGTCACTCAAAAATCTGGTACTATGCGCATTGTTACAACTGCGGGAGAGGTAAGTGATCCTATTACCGGTATTCCTGCTGTAAATGCAGGAGGACAGGGTGGTTTGTTGGGTTTATGTCTGGATCCTGAGTTTGTATCGAACAGAATGATTTATTGGGTATTTTCAGAAGCTGCTGGTGGAGGAAATAACACGGCAGTGGCCAAAGGAAAATTATCGGCTAATGAGAAAACAATCGAAGGAGCGACGATTATTTACAGAGCAAAGCCTGCCAATGCAAGCACACTTCATTATGGAGGGCGTATTTTGTTTGATAAAACGGGTAATCTGGTTATTAGCACCGGAGAACGGTCGGTTTTAGAAACAAGGCCTTTGGCACAATCGCTTACATCAGGTCTTGGAAAGGTGGTAAGAATTACAAAAGAAGGTCAGCCGGCATCGGGAAATCCAGCTTTTAGTCAGACAGGAGCATTGCCTGAATTGTATACCTACGGACACAGAAACCCTCAGGGATTGGCGCTTCATCCAATTAGTGGTGAAATCTGGCTTTCGGAACACGGACCACGAGGAGGAGATGAAATCAATCGCTTAAAGGCTGGTGCAAATTACGGATGGCCAACCATTACGTACGGAATTGAATATAGCGGAGAAAAAATAGGCGCGGGAATTCAGCAGCAGGATGGTATGGAACAGCCGGTTTATTACTGGGATCCGGTAGTCTCGCCAAGTGGTATGACGTTTTACAGCGGTAATCGCGTTCCGGAATGGCAGAACAATCTTTTTATTGGGGCTTTAAGCGGAATGCATATCGTACGTCTTGCAATAGATAATAATAAAGTTGTAGGTGAGGAAAGGCTTTTGGCTTCAGAAAATCAACGATTCAGGGATATTACTCAAGGAAATGACGGGGCTTTATATGCGGTTACGGATGGTGGCAGGTTGTATAAGATTGATAAAAAGTAA